In Onthophagus taurus isolate NC chromosome 6, IU_Otau_3.0, whole genome shotgun sequence, a genomic segment contains:
- the LOC111415032 gene encoding aquaporin AQPcic-like, translated as MPGNKIVVNDNSNTAERVIKFFGEFFGTAVLVFLGCQGCVKLTAIGQPHESIAWIFGLAVMVAIQCFGHVSGGHINPIVTLAAAILGHLPLLLVPIYFLAQFLGALAGYATLMAMTPPGILKGPEAAVGTCSPAFGPGITAPQALLNEFVLSFILTLTCCAVWDWRNTDKHDSVTLRLGFMITVLAMAGGPYSGANMNPARSFAPALLNGDWAGHWVYWVGPLSAGAAAAILYRFAFTKSQPEKTRTPEGIPLNEKA; from the exons atgCCGG gaAATAAAATAGTAGTAAACGACAATTCCAATACAGCCGAAAGAGTAATCAAATTTTTCGGCGAATTCTTCGGTACAGCAGTTTTGGTGTTTTTGGGTTGCCAAGGATGCGTTAAATTGACAGCAATCGGCCAACCTCATGAGTCAATAGCCTGGATTTTCGGTTTAGCCGTGATGGTGGCGATTCAG tgTTTTGGTCACGTTTCCGGTGGTCATATCAACCCAATCGTAACATTAGCTGCTGCTATCTTAGGGCATTTACCTTTATTGTTAGTTCCGATTTATTTTTTGGCTCAATTTTTGGGGGCTTTAGCCGGATACGCCACTTTAATG GCTATGACTCCACCTGGAATTTTAAAAGGCCCCGAAGCTGCAGTAGGAACTTGTTCCCCAGCTTTTGGCCCGGGAATCACCGCCCCACAAGCTTTATTAAACGAATTCGTCCTCTCTTTCATCCTAACATTAACGTGTTGTGCTGTTTGGGATTGGAGGAATACGGATAAACATGATTCTGTGACTCTTCGTCTTGGATTTATGATCACTGTTTTAGCAATGGCTGgt GGACCTTATTCTGGTGCTAACATGAATCCGGCAAGAAGTTTTGCCCCGGCTTTATTAAACGGAGATTGGGCCGGTCATTGGGTATATTGGGTTGGTCCGTTAAGTGCTGGAGCAGCTGCAGCTATCTTGTACAGGTTTGCTTTTACAAAATCTCAACCGGAAAAAACGAGGACACCTGAAGGAATCCCATTAAACGAAAAGgcttaa